One genomic segment of Nocardioides cavernaquae includes these proteins:
- a CDS encoding multicopper oxidase family protein, with amino-acid sequence MKVASGRTRLLVACGATLALLLPLAWSWWSSLLPATYDVASMGYVDTGGGPGPVGHGVPGSHGEHGSGKGDRAVADLIEDPARPADVRFTLTVTQQGDRILVNGTSPGPVLRVTQGQLIEATLVNSSVRGGTTLHWHGVDVPNAMDGVAGVTQDAVPPGERFVYRFVADRAGTYWYHAHQLSHVQVRQGLLGALVVEPTHPSGPATQDLVAVLHQYDGKPTLNGAPALHADVAPGEEVRVRLVNTDNTQASVWVTGAPYRVLAVDGTDLNGPTEVSGRWIGVTAGGRIDLGVVVPPDGVRIDVDGTTVITLGSSPAPAVVPAQPRQELDLLDYGTPAEPGIDVSDPERRFEYEIGRRLGFLDGRPGRWWTINGHLFPDIPMFHVEEGDVAVVHIVNRSGETHPMHLHGHRALVLSRDGEPTTGSPWWIDSLEVGTGEEFEIAFVADNPGIWMDHCHNLPHAAEGLIAHLMYGGVRSSYRLGGGNEPE; translated from the coding sequence ATGAAGGTCGCATCCGGCCGGACCCGCCTGCTCGTCGCATGCGGGGCGACGCTGGCGCTCCTTCTACCGCTGGCGTGGTCGTGGTGGTCGAGCCTGCTTCCGGCCACCTATGACGTCGCCTCGATGGGCTACGTCGACACCGGTGGCGGGCCCGGTCCGGTCGGACACGGCGTTCCCGGGAGCCATGGCGAGCACGGCAGCGGCAAGGGCGACCGTGCGGTCGCAGACCTGATCGAGGACCCGGCCCGGCCGGCCGATGTCCGGTTCACGCTGACCGTCACCCAGCAGGGCGACCGGATCCTGGTCAACGGCACCTCGCCGGGCCCCGTCCTCCGGGTGACGCAGGGGCAGCTGATCGAGGCGACCCTGGTCAACTCGAGCGTCCGGGGCGGCACGACGCTGCACTGGCACGGCGTCGACGTCCCGAACGCGATGGACGGTGTCGCGGGTGTCACCCAGGACGCCGTGCCCCCGGGCGAGCGGTTCGTCTACCGCTTCGTCGCGGACCGCGCGGGCACCTACTGGTACCACGCCCACCAGCTCTCCCACGTGCAGGTGCGGCAGGGCCTGCTGGGGGCGCTGGTCGTCGAGCCGACGCATCCGAGCGGGCCGGCGACGCAGGACCTGGTCGCCGTCCTGCACCAGTACGACGGCAAGCCGACGCTCAACGGCGCTCCCGCGCTCCACGCCGACGTGGCTCCGGGCGAGGAGGTCCGGGTTCGGCTCGTCAACACCGACAACACGCAGGCCTCGGTCTGGGTCACCGGCGCGCCCTACCGCGTTCTGGCGGTCGACGGCACGGACCTCAACGGGCCTACGGAGGTGAGCGGCAGGTGGATCGGTGTGACCGCCGGAGGCCGCATCGACCTGGGCGTCGTCGTCCCTCCGGACGGCGTCCGGATCGATGTCGACGGCACGACAGTGATCACCCTGGGCAGCTCACCTGCGCCCGCCGTCGTACCAGCGCAGCCGCGGCAGGAGCTCGACCTGCTGGACTACGGCACACCGGCCGAGCCCGGGATCGACGTCAGCGACCCGGAGCGTCGGTTCGAGTACGAGATCGGACGTCGCCTCGGCTTCCTCGACGGCCGGCCGGGCCGGTGGTGGACCATCAACGGCCACCTCTTCCCCGACATCCCCATGTTCCACGTCGAGGAGGGCGACGTCGCCGTCGTGCACATCGTCAACCGGAGCGGCGAGACCCACCCGATGCACCTCCACGGGCATCGCGCCCTGGTGCTGTCCCGTGATGGCGAACCCACCACAGGCAGCCCGTGGTGGATCGACAGCCTCGAGGTGGGGACGGGCGAGGAGTTCGAGATCGCCTTCGTCGCCGACAACCCCGGGATCTGGATGGACCACTGCCACAACCTGCCCCACGCGGCCGAGGGCCTGATCGCGCACCTGATGTACGGCGGCGTGCGGTCGTCCTACCGGCTCGGGGGCGGCAACGAGCCGGAGTAG
- a CDS encoding alkaline phosphatase family protein, whose translation MTDGGAFVEPAYHQRTLGDVVPAIAAALGVERHLAGTLVLPDAPAYVVFLIDGLGQELLNRYSYAAPFLASLAGSPGTSGVPSTTATSLTSLGTGLTPGQHGLVGYTARVPETGELLNHLQWDRDVDPTLWQPHQTAFARLSAAGVRVTSINKRAFATSGLTVAGHRGSAYVGADNAEERFAAVLEAAGTAPSLTYVYDGDLDKTGHQHGVASTEWLLELQAVDEFAEDLRDALPPSVRLLVLADHGMVDSPRASRLELDDHPELRQGIALVGGEARFRHLYCRSGAVDDVAAAWRAVIGSRATVLTRPEAVAKGWFGEVDPAVGLRLGDVMIACHDDFAVFSTRDFPREHTMVGLHGSLTRDEMLIPILIA comes from the coding sequence TTGACGGACGGCGGAGCCTTCGTCGAGCCCGCCTATCACCAGCGCACCCTCGGCGATGTCGTCCCGGCGATCGCTGCCGCGCTCGGGGTCGAGCGCCATCTGGCGGGCACCCTCGTGCTGCCCGACGCCCCGGCGTACGTCGTCTTCCTGATCGACGGCCTCGGCCAGGAGCTGCTCAACCGCTACTCCTACGCGGCGCCCTTCCTCGCCTCGCTGGCGGGTTCGCCCGGCACCTCCGGCGTGCCGTCGACCACGGCCACGTCGCTCACGTCACTGGGCACCGGGCTGACCCCGGGCCAGCACGGGTTGGTCGGCTACACCGCGCGCGTCCCGGAGACCGGTGAGCTGCTCAACCACCTGCAGTGGGACCGCGACGTCGACCCGACGCTGTGGCAGCCGCACCAGACCGCGTTCGCGCGGCTCTCGGCCGCCGGCGTGCGGGTCACTTCGATCAACAAGCGCGCGTTCGCCACCTCGGGCCTGACCGTTGCCGGCCACCGCGGATCGGCCTACGTCGGCGCGGACAACGCCGAGGAGCGCTTCGCCGCGGTCCTGGAGGCCGCGGGCACGGCTCCGTCGCTGACCTACGTCTACGACGGCGACCTCGACAAGACCGGTCACCAGCACGGTGTCGCCTCGACCGAGTGGCTGCTCGAGCTCCAGGCCGTCGATGAGTTCGCCGAAGACCTGCGCGACGCGCTGCCGCCCTCCGTCCGGCTGCTCGTCCTGGCCGACCACGGCATGGTCGACTCCCCGCGCGCCTCGCGCCTCGAGCTCGACGACCACCCCGAGCTGCGCCAGGGCATCGCTCTGGTGGGGGGAGAGGCACGCTTCCGCCACCTCTACTGCCGGTCGGGTGCCGTTGACGACGTCGCCGCGGCCTGGCGAGCCGTGATCGGCAGCCGCGCCACCGTGCTCACGCGGCCGGAGGCCGTGGCGAAGGGCTGGTTCGGCGAGGTCGACCCGGCCGTCGGGCTGCGGCTGGGCGACGTGATGATCGCCTGCCACGACGACTTCGCGGTCTTCTCCACGCGGGACTTCCCGAGGGAGCACACGATGGTCGGCCTGCACGGTTCGCTCACCCGCGACGAGATGCTGATCCCGATCCTGATCGCCTGA
- a CDS encoding sulfurtransferase — protein sequence MSGPLISATELQELLAGAMPPVLLDVRYRTGGPAGPHEYAAGHVPGAAYVDLDGALAAPPGPRGRHPLPDPTVFVAAMQKAGVTLEGPVVAYDDWAGHAAARAWWLLRHYGHRDVRVLDGGWAAWQAAGGSVERGTPVTEAGDFHGAPGSMPVVGPGTVTEVDVLIDARAPERYRGEHEPIDPVAGHIPGAVNVPTARNLDNHGHFRDPRELCEVYAEVGAVDPDASVAAYCGSGVTACHDVLALELIGVSAALYPGSWSGWITSARP from the coding sequence ATGAGCGGACCCTTGATCAGTGCCACTGAGCTCCAGGAGCTGCTGGCCGGAGCGATGCCCCCGGTGCTGCTCGACGTGCGTTACCGGACAGGCGGCCCCGCCGGCCCGCACGAGTACGCCGCGGGCCACGTCCCCGGCGCGGCGTACGTCGACCTGGACGGCGCGCTCGCTGCTCCGCCCGGCCCCCGTGGGCGTCACCCACTCCCGGACCCGACCGTGTTCGTCGCGGCGATGCAGAAGGCGGGAGTGACCCTCGAAGGCCCCGTCGTCGCGTACGACGACTGGGCCGGCCACGCTGCAGCGCGCGCCTGGTGGCTGCTGCGCCACTACGGCCACCGTGACGTGCGGGTGCTCGACGGTGGCTGGGCGGCCTGGCAGGCAGCAGGTGGTTCGGTCGAGAGGGGCACTCCCGTCACCGAGGCCGGCGACTTCCACGGAGCTCCGGGCTCCATGCCCGTCGTGGGACCCGGCACCGTGACCGAGGTCGACGTGCTGATCGACGCCCGGGCCCCCGAGCGCTATCGCGGTGAGCACGAGCCGATCGACCCGGTCGCCGGCCACATCCCGGGCGCGGTCAATGTGCCGACCGCCCGCAACCTCGACAACCACGGCCACTTCCGCGACCCGCGCGAGCTCTGCGAGGTGTACGCCGAGGTGGGCGCAGTGGATCCGGACGCATCCGTCGCGGCGTACTGCGGCAGCGGGGTCACAGCCTGCCACGACGTGCTCGCCCTCGAGCTGATCGGCGTGAGCGCCGCGCTCTACCCGGGAAGCTGGAGCGGCTGGATCACCAGTGCACGCCCTTGA
- a CDS encoding ABC transporter substrate-binding protein, producing the protein MNLRLTAAAAAVALAASACSTGSTAEKSDETAAAGLTKAEAGAFPTTVKHAYGETTIESEPTRVVALGWSDADVVLSLGVVPVGASNNSWGGTKEGSTLWFDEALAEIDGAQAPTRIDDTTNAIAGAVADIAKLQPDLILATNSGMTKAEYDKLSKLGVPVVAMPGKPWMTTWTESLDIVGQALGRNKIADEVEADVKEKFEEAKEEYDDLQGKSAFVSWIDPTDTSSVGVYADSRGTVLEEVGLVMPEWVEKATKGEAYASVSAERAGTMDADLALVTAESQAEADQISKDKLIAKIPAFAAGTVWWDLPDHSTAYALDVATALSLPYMVDHLLPELEKALEDK; encoded by the coding sequence ATGAACCTCCGACTGACTGCCGCCGCTGCGGCCGTTGCCCTCGCGGCGTCGGCCTGCTCCACGGGATCCACCGCCGAGAAGAGCGACGAGACCGCTGCTGCCGGCCTGACCAAGGCCGAGGCGGGCGCCTTCCCGACGACGGTGAAGCACGCCTACGGCGAGACCACCATCGAGTCCGAGCCCACGCGCGTCGTGGCCCTTGGCTGGTCCGACGCCGACGTCGTCCTCTCCCTGGGCGTCGTGCCGGTGGGTGCCTCCAACAACTCGTGGGGCGGCACCAAGGAGGGCTCGACCCTCTGGTTCGACGAGGCCCTCGCCGAGATCGACGGCGCCCAGGCACCGACCCGCATCGATGACACCACCAACGCCATCGCCGGCGCGGTCGCCGACATCGCGAAGCTCCAGCCCGACCTGATCCTCGCCACGAACTCCGGCATGACCAAGGCGGAGTACGACAAGCTCTCCAAGCTGGGTGTCCCGGTCGTCGCGATGCCGGGCAAGCCCTGGATGACGACCTGGACCGAGAGCCTGGACATCGTCGGTCAGGCGCTGGGCCGCAACAAGATCGCTGACGAGGTCGAGGCCGATGTCAAGGAGAAGTTCGAGGAGGCCAAGGAGGAGTACGACGACCTCCAGGGCAAGTCGGCCTTCGTCTCCTGGATCGACCCCACCGACACCTCCTCCGTCGGCGTGTACGCCGACAGCCGCGGCACCGTGCTGGAAGAGGTCGGCCTGGTCATGCCCGAGTGGGTCGAGAAGGCCACCAAGGGTGAGGCCTACGCCTCCGTCTCCGCCGAGCGTGCGGGCACGATGGACGCCGACCTCGCGCTGGTGACTGCCGAGTCACAGGCCGAGGCCGACCAGATCAGCAAGGACAAGCTCATCGCGAAGATCCCGGCGTTCGCCGCCGGCACCGTGTGGTGGGACCTCCCCGACCACTCGACCGCGTATGCCCTCGACGTCGCCACCGCGCTGTCGCTGCCGTACATGGTCGACCACCTGCTGCCCGAGCTCGAGAAGGCGCTCGAGGACAAGTGA
- a CDS encoding DUF5998 family protein translates to MRRTSTTEPTGDLADLKRAIDKAGYYPEVVFDGVATAVAGEEIVDFYVHHEPTIEHDEVRRHITVAVLTPSRLILAHTDEHAGDDLLPQPYTSTSSEAIALSGVKSVVVTRMVTNPTKGAQPPVEAVLTIGWGGVGRLDLEPAGCADPNCDADHGYTGVLASDDFSLRVSAAAEGQHAVDALLGFAASLSAHTQGTR, encoded by the coding sequence ATGCGCAGAACCAGCACCACCGAGCCGACGGGTGACCTCGCGGACCTGAAGCGGGCGATCGACAAGGCCGGTTACTACCCCGAGGTCGTCTTCGACGGCGTCGCGACCGCCGTCGCCGGTGAGGAGATCGTGGACTTCTACGTCCACCACGAGCCGACCATCGAGCACGACGAGGTACGCCGACACATCACCGTCGCGGTCCTCACGCCGAGCCGGCTGATCCTGGCGCACACCGACGAGCACGCCGGTGACGACCTGCTCCCGCAGCCCTACACGTCGACCTCCAGCGAGGCGATCGCGCTCAGCGGAGTGAAGTCCGTCGTCGTCACGCGCATGGTCACCAACCCGACCAAGGGCGCCCAGCCGCCGGTCGAGGCCGTGCTCACGATCGGCTGGGGTGGCGTCGGTCGTCTCGACCTCGAGCCCGCCGGCTGTGCGGACCCCAACTGCGATGCCGACCACGGCTACACGGGCGTGCTCGCGAGCGACGACTTCTCGCTGCGGGTCTCGGCAGCCGCCGAGGGCCAGCACGCCGTCGACGCACTGCTCGGCTTCGCCGCCTCGCTCTCGGCGCACACCCAGGGCACGCGTTGA
- a CDS encoding ABC transporter ATP-binding protein: MTDTLSPVVTTPRLVTSTLSLGYADRPVVHDLDLAVPDGKVTVIVGANGCGKSTLLRGLARLLKPSTGAVLLDGRSIHEQPSKEVARRLGLLPQNPVAPEGLTVVDLVGRGRHPHHGPFRRWSAEDDAAVARALEMTDTLDLARRPVDELSGGQRQRVWIAMALAQETDLLLLDEPTTYLDVAHQVEVLDLLVDLNAARGATVVMVLHDLNLAGRYADHLVALREGRVVASGTPSEVVTPELVRDVFGLESQVIVDPVSHTPLVVPLGRHHQ; the protein is encoded by the coding sequence ATGACTGACACCCTGAGCCCCGTGGTGACCACCCCCCGCCTTGTCACCTCCACGCTCTCGCTCGGCTACGCCGACCGGCCCGTCGTGCACGACCTCGATCTCGCTGTCCCCGACGGCAAGGTGACGGTGATCGTCGGTGCCAACGGCTGCGGCAAGTCGACGCTGCTGCGCGGCCTGGCCCGGCTGCTCAAGCCCTCGACCGGGGCCGTGCTCCTCGACGGACGCTCGATCCACGAGCAGCCCAGCAAGGAGGTCGCGCGCCGCCTCGGCCTGTTGCCGCAGAACCCCGTTGCCCCCGAGGGCCTCACCGTCGTGGACCTCGTCGGTCGCGGCCGGCACCCGCACCACGGTCCCTTCCGCCGCTGGTCGGCCGAGGACGACGCCGCCGTCGCGCGCGCCCTCGAGATGACCGACACGCTCGACCTGGCCCGCCGGCCGGTCGACGAGCTCTCCGGCGGCCAGCGCCAGCGCGTGTGGATCGCGATGGCGCTCGCCCAGGAGACCGACCTGCTCCTGCTGGACGAGCCGACGACGTACCTCGACGTGGCGCACCAGGTCGAGGTGCTCGACCTCCTGGTCGATCTGAACGCCGCCCGCGGCGCGACGGTCGTCATGGTGCTGCACGACCTCAACCTCGCCGGGCGTTATGCCGACCATCTGGTCGCGCTACGCGAGGGACGCGTCGTCGCGTCCGGCACACCGTCTGAGGTCGTGACGCCGGAGCTCGTGCGCGATGTCTTCGGCCTCGAGTCGCAGGTCATCGTCGACCCGGTCTCGCACACCCCGCTCGTCGTGCCGCTCGGACGGCACCACCAGTGA
- a CDS encoding thymidine kinase, whose product MLPVCLAGRIPPVAELHFFTGTMDSGKSTLALQTNHNHAARGRVGRIFTTHDRAGEATLSSRLGLTHEALEVADGFDFWTYVVQSLTQGGRIDYLICDEAQFYSAAQIEQLAKIVDELQIDVFAFGILTDFRSQLFPGSARLVELADRMNVLQVEALCWCGKRATHNARTEDGVMVVEGDQVMVGDVEAAGEAPAHVAYEVLCRQHHRRGLTAARAKAVSLAPEPLPFG is encoded by the coding sequence ATGCTTCCAGTCTGCCTCGCTGGCAGAATCCCTCCCGTGGCTGAACTCCATTTCTTCACCGGGACCATGGACTCGGGGAAGTCGACCCTCGCGCTGCAGACGAACCACAACCACGCCGCGCGCGGTCGGGTCGGCCGGATCTTCACGACCCACGACCGTGCCGGCGAGGCGACGCTGTCCTCACGGCTGGGACTGACCCACGAGGCGCTCGAGGTCGCGGACGGATTCGACTTCTGGACCTATGTCGTCCAGTCGCTCACCCAGGGTGGGCGGATCGACTACCTGATCTGCGACGAGGCCCAGTTCTACTCGGCAGCCCAGATCGAGCAGCTCGCCAAGATCGTCGACGAGCTGCAGATCGACGTCTTCGCGTTCGGCATCCTCACTGACTTCCGCTCGCAGCTCTTCCCCGGCTCGGCGCGGCTGGTCGAGCTGGCCGACCGGATGAACGTGCTCCAGGTCGAGGCCCTGTGCTGGTGCGGCAAGCGCGCCACCCACAACGCCCGCACCGAGGACGGCGTCATGGTCGTCGAGGGTGACCAGGTGATGGTGGGCGATGTCGAGGCCGCCGGCGAGGCGCCGGCACACGTCGCCTACGAGGTGCTGTGCCGCCAGCACCACCGCCGCGGGCTGACGGCTGCGCGCGCGAAGGCGGTCTCGCTGGCTCCGGAGCCGCTCCCCTTTGGGTGA
- a CDS encoding FecCD family ABC transporter permease has translation MTHDLALPGASAGHPSGGAPRPTRVVPVKAIAVLAAVAFVAFLFSVSVGSVGVVAPWAALDPEHPSYAVAAARFERTVTGCAVGAALALSGALLQGLTRNPLADPGLLGITWGATTGMVLAVAVFSIGTLSGYLWFSFLGAAISAVAVHVLATLGGGAATPGRIVIAGAAVSAALNSWTTAILLADQARFDKLRFWMVGGLGAGYDALLTVGPTLLLGIVLGLAGIRLLDMLALGDDLARGLGRNVLRDRLVVGLAVVLLAGSATAAAGPIAFVGLIVPHAVRATVGSSHGRLLPLTLGWGAVLVIVADTVGRVIAPPTEVQVGIMTALVGVPVFFVMIRRGSGVRS, from the coding sequence GTGACGCACGACCTCGCCCTGCCCGGGGCGAGCGCGGGGCACCCCTCCGGGGGTGCCCCGCGACCTACCCGGGTCGTCCCCGTGAAGGCCATCGCCGTGCTCGCAGCCGTGGCCTTCGTGGCGTTCCTCTTCTCGGTCTCCGTCGGCTCCGTGGGAGTCGTCGCCCCGTGGGCCGCCCTCGACCCCGAGCACCCGTCGTACGCCGTCGCGGCCGCCCGCTTCGAGCGGACCGTGACCGGCTGTGCGGTCGGCGCGGCTCTCGCCCTGTCAGGAGCGCTGCTACAGGGACTGACCCGCAACCCGCTCGCCGACCCCGGCCTGCTCGGCATCACCTGGGGTGCGACGACCGGCATGGTCCTCGCCGTCGCCGTCTTCAGCATCGGCACGCTCTCGGGCTACCTCTGGTTCTCCTTCCTCGGTGCGGCGATCTCCGCGGTCGCGGTTCACGTCCTCGCGACCCTGGGCGGTGGCGCTGCGACCCCGGGACGGATCGTCATCGCCGGCGCTGCGGTCTCCGCGGCCCTGAACAGCTGGACGACCGCGATCCTGCTGGCCGACCAGGCGCGCTTCGACAAGCTGCGGTTCTGGATGGTCGGCGGTCTCGGTGCCGGCTACGACGCCCTGCTCACCGTCGGCCCGACGCTGCTGCTCGGCATCGTGCTGGGCCTTGCCGGAATCCGGCTTCTCGACATGCTCGCGCTCGGTGACGACCTGGCCCGTGGCCTGGGTCGCAACGTGCTGCGCGACCGCCTCGTCGTCGGCCTCGCCGTCGTGCTGCTCGCCGGTTCGGCCACGGCAGCGGCCGGACCGATCGCGTTCGTCGGCCTGATCGTGCCGCACGCGGTGCGGGCGACGGTCGGCTCCAGCCACGGTCGCCTGCTGCCGCTCACGCTCGGCTGGGGGGCGGTGCTCGTGATCGTCGCCGACACCGTCGGCCGCGTCATCGCGCCTCCCACCGAGGTGCAGGTCGGCATCATGACCGCGCTCGTCGGCGTACCTGTCTTCTTCGTGATGATCCGCCGCGGATCAGGGGTTCGCTCATGA
- a CDS encoding FecCD family ABC transporter permease, translating to MTTLAPVPAEHAATVRAARRLPRRRLLLVWLGLSLATTGAFLARVLLGDYSFTIPDAVAIVFQDKQIPTATFILMETKLPRAVLAVLVGLAFGVAGAIFQGALRNPLASPDVIGVGMGASAAATFAFVELNAEGVEVALWGAGGAILMAVVVRLVGGSGNKLILAGVGATVALQGFIQYLFTRADEYDAHIALRWLTGSVSEATWEQIQLVSVGLLILLPLTAALVRSIGIAELGPDLATGLGVGPRRTDAVLLLAVLLVALGVAVAGPVSFVAFLAAPIARALNGGRRTLVGAGLTGALIVVAAEYPADYLFADVNYPVGVITGALGAPFLLWLLATGRAGRSAR from the coding sequence ATGACCACGCTCGCCCCTGTGCCCGCCGAGCATGCGGCGACCGTGCGGGCTGCGCGCCGCCTCCCGCGGCGCCGGCTGTTGCTCGTCTGGCTCGGTCTCTCCCTGGCCACGACCGGAGCGTTCCTCGCCCGGGTCCTGCTCGGGGACTACAGCTTCACGATCCCCGACGCGGTCGCGATCGTCTTCCAGGACAAGCAGATCCCGACCGCAACCTTCATCCTGATGGAGACGAAGCTGCCGCGGGCGGTCCTGGCCGTGCTGGTCGGCCTCGCGTTCGGTGTCGCCGGCGCCATCTTCCAGGGAGCGCTGCGCAACCCGTTGGCCTCACCGGACGTCATCGGTGTCGGGATGGGCGCCAGCGCAGCGGCCACGTTCGCCTTCGTCGAGCTGAACGCCGAGGGCGTCGAGGTGGCGCTGTGGGGTGCGGGGGGAGCGATCCTCATGGCCGTCGTGGTCCGACTGGTCGGCGGCTCGGGCAACAAGCTGATCCTGGCCGGTGTCGGAGCGACCGTCGCGTTGCAGGGCTTCATCCAGTACCTCTTCACCCGCGCCGACGAGTACGACGCGCACATCGCGCTGCGCTGGCTCACCGGCTCGGTCAGCGAGGCGACGTGGGAACAGATCCAGCTCGTCAGCGTGGGCCTGCTGATCCTGCTCCCGCTCACGGCAGCCCTGGTCAGGAGCATCGGCATCGCCGAGCTCGGCCCCGACCTCGCCACGGGGCTCGGTGTCGGCCCGCGGCGCACGGATGCGGTCCTGCTGCTCGCGGTGCTCCTGGTCGCGCTCGGTGTCGCCGTCGCCGGTCCCGTGTCGTTCGTGGCCTTCCTCGCTGCGCCGATCGCCCGCGCGCTCAACGGCGGGCGCCGCACGCTGGTCGGCGCGGGCCTCACTGGCGCGCTCATCGTGGTCGCTGCGGAATACCCCGCCGACTACCTCTTCGCCGACGTGAACTATCCCGTCGGCGTGATCACCGGTGCGCTCGGCGCACCGTTCCTCCTGTGGCTGCTGGCCACGGGTCGTGCTGGAAGGAGCGCCCGATGA
- a CDS encoding MFS transporter: MAPAPSRLDRRVLLGFAVSAIGNGLTMPFLYVYLAHVRDLGPSTTGWLFAWIGLVGVVVAPALGSLMDRFGPRLVMMCGLGVEVVSVGSLGFVDEIVPVMLALAGLVVGAAPLWPGTTALLALVVAPERREGVYGLVFLAVNAGLGLGGVVGAALIDVSRLGSFQVLYVADACSYLVYAVVLATLPRGVGRTPSGEQCLEGGWREVVADRRVMALLACGVLAVTFGYGQFEAGASAYVVEVAGLPAQVLGWGFAANTLVIVASQLLVLQLTAHRRRTAVLAFAVATWSVAWVVVGLSAAVPGWWAIAAVVIGLGVFGLGETLWAPVATGLVNTLAPAHLRGRYNAALGLVWTLGQVFGPAIAGVLIGHGHGGTWVAVVVGGTLLSALLLASLRRRLTPEEDGLPARRGSQCGPLDERPRHVTKVRQS; the protein is encoded by the coding sequence GTGGCTCCGGCCCCTTCCCGCCTTGACCGGCGGGTGCTTCTCGGCTTCGCGGTCTCCGCGATCGGCAACGGCCTGACGATGCCGTTCCTCTACGTCTATCTCGCCCACGTGCGGGACCTCGGCCCGTCGACGACCGGCTGGCTCTTTGCCTGGATCGGGCTCGTCGGTGTTGTCGTGGCGCCGGCCCTCGGCTCGCTCATGGATCGCTTCGGACCCCGGCTCGTCATGATGTGCGGGCTGGGGGTCGAGGTCGTGTCGGTGGGATCCCTGGGCTTCGTCGACGAGATCGTGCCGGTCATGCTGGCACTCGCCGGACTCGTCGTCGGCGCCGCGCCGCTGTGGCCGGGCACGACGGCCCTGCTCGCCCTCGTGGTGGCTCCCGAGCGTCGCGAGGGCGTCTACGGCCTCGTCTTCCTCGCGGTCAACGCCGGCCTGGGGCTCGGTGGCGTCGTGGGGGCCGCGCTGATCGACGTCTCGCGCCTCGGGTCCTTCCAGGTCCTCTACGTCGCCGACGCGTGCAGCTACCTGGTCTATGCGGTCGTCCTGGCGACGTTGCCACGTGGGGTCGGGCGGACCCCGTCGGGAGAGCAGTGCCTCGAGGGTGGGTGGCGCGAGGTGGTCGCCGACCGTCGCGTGATGGCGCTGCTGGCCTGCGGCGTCCTGGCGGTCACCTTCGGGTACGGCCAGTTCGAGGCCGGCGCATCGGCGTACGTCGTGGAGGTGGCCGGGCTGCCGGCCCAGGTGCTCGGGTGGGGATTCGCGGCCAACACGCTCGTGATCGTGGCCAGCCAGCTGCTCGTCCTGCAGCTGACGGCGCACCGGCGCCGCACGGCGGTGCTCGCCTTCGCTGTCGCGACCTGGTCCGTCGCCTGGGTGGTCGTCGGCCTCTCTGCTGCAGTGCCGGGCTGGTGGGCAATCGCGGCGGTCGTCATCGGGCTGGGAGTCTTCGGCCTCGGGGAGACGCTGTGGGCGCCGGTCGCCACCGGCCTGGTCAACACGCTTGCTCCGGCCCACCTCCGGGGCCGCTACAACGCCGCTCTCGGCCTGGTCTGGACCCTCGGGCAGGTCTTCGGGCCGGCGATCGCCGGTGTCCTGATCGGTCACGGCCATGGGGGAACGTGGGTCGCCGTCGTCGTGGGCGGCACGTTGTTGTCAGCGCTCCTGCTCGCCTCCTTGCGGCGGCGGCTGACGCCCGAGGAGGACGGTCTTCCTGCGCGACGCGGATCACAGTGCGGACCGCTGGACGAACGCCCGAGGCATGTGACTAAGGTAAGGCAATCCTAA